The Actinomycetota bacterium nucleotide sequence GCCGGCGTCACCGGTGACGTCACATACGACGTCACATACGACGTCGTATGTGACGCCGGCAACCGGAGAGGCCCTCCGCGTCCGCGGCGCCGCCTTCCGCACGCGCGCCGACCTCAAGGTCGAGGACGGCTGCGACGCCCGTTGCGCCTACTGCATCGTGCCGGACGCCCGCGGGCCCGCGCGGTCAGTGCCATGGGACGACGTGCTCGCGCAGGTCGCCGCGCTCGCGACCGCCGGCGTGAGCGAGGTCGTCCTCACCGGCGTGAACCTCGGCCGCTACGCGGACACGGGCCGTGACCTCGCAGACCTCGTCCGCGCGGTCGCTGCAGCCGGGATCCCGCGCGTGCGCCTCTCGAGCATCGAGCCGCTCGATCTGACCGAGCGCATGCTCACGGCGCTCGCCGAGACGCCGCAGGTCTGCGCGCACCTGCACGTGCCGCTGCAGTCGGGCGCAGACGCGGTCCTCGCCGCGATGCGCCGCGGCTACACTGCCGCGCAGTACGCCGACGCGATCGCCCGAGCACGCGCGGCGCTGCCCGGCCTCGCCGTCACGACCGACGTCATCGCCGGCTTCCCCGGTGAGTCGCCGGACGACCACGCCGCCACGATCGCGCTCTGCGAGCGTCTCGCCTTCGCCAAGTTGCACGTGTTCCGCTACTCGGAGCGCGAGGGCACGCCAGCCGCCACGATGCCCGGCAGCGTCCCGCCGGCCACCCGCACTGCACGCGCGGCGGACCTGCGCGCCGCCGGCGAGCGGCTGCGCGCGACGTACCTGGCGGACGCGGCGCGCCGCCCCGAGCCGCAGGAGGTCCTCGTCGAGCGCGTCCGTGCCGGCGTCGCCGAGGGAACCACGCGCGACTACGTCCACGTGACCTGGCCGGTCGCGGGCGGGGCGCGCGCGGGTGACGTGGTCAGCGCGGAGCTGCGCGAGTCCGCCACGCTGCGCTGACGCGTCGGGCGCGGGTCCCTCGGTGGTAGAATCCGCGGCGTAGGCCCCCTCCGACAAGGAGCGCTCACCAGCCCGTGACCAAGACCGCGCAGATCCGCCTCGTCGTGCCAGCCGACATCCCGATGATCGACCTGCTGGGACACGGCGACCACCTGCTCAAGCTGATCGAGGACCAGTTCGACGCCGACATCGGCGTGCGCGGCAACGAGATCTCGATCTCGGGCGGATCCGCGGAGAGCCAGGCGGTCTCTGCGCTCTTCGGCGAGCTCCTTCAGCTCCTCGAGGCAGGCCAGCCGCTCTCGGCGGACTCCATCGACCGCGCCATCGACATGCTCAAGTCCGGCGAGGACAGCCCCTCGGCCGTGTTCTCCGACGTCATCCTCACGCACCGAGGCAAGACGATCCGCCCGAAGACCGCGGGCCAGAAGCGCTACGTGGATGCGATCCGCAGCAATACGGTCACCTTCGGCATCGGCCCGGCCGGCACCGGCAAGACCTACCTCGCCATGGCGATGGCGGTCGAGGCGCTCAAGGCCAAGGAGGTCGGCCGCATCATCCTCACGCGCCCGGCCGTCGAGGCGGGCGAGTCGCTCGGCTTCCTGCCGGGCAACCTCTACGAGAAGGTCGACCCCTACCTGCGGCCGCTGTACGACGCGCTGTTCGACATGATGGACATCGAGAAGTCCACGTCGCTGACCGAGCGCGGCGTCATCGAGGTCGCGCCGCTCGCATTCATGCGCGGCCGCACGCTCAACGACTCGTTCATCATCCTCGACGAGGCCCAGAACACGAGCCCCGAGCAGATGAAGATGTTCCTGACGCGCCTCGGGTTCGGCAGCAAGGTCGTGGTGACCGGTGACGTCACGCAGATCGACCTGCCGAAGGGCGCGTCGGGCCTGAAGCAGGTCCGCGAGATCCTCACCGGTATCACCGACGTGGCGTTCGTCGAGCTCAAGAGCAAGGACGTGGTGCGCCACAAGCTGGTCCAGCGCATCGTCACCGCCTACCACGAGTTCGAGGAGGCGCGCAGCGCCGAGAGGGGTGAGTCGTGAGCGAGCGCGTCAGTGTGACCTCCCACCGCGACCCCGAGCCGCTCGACCTGGCCGCCTTCGAGCGCCTCGGCGAGTTCGTGCTCGACGCCGAGGACGTGACGGGCGGCGCTGAGCTGTCGGTCGCGATCGTCGGCGAGGACGAGATGGCGAACCTCAACGAGCGCTACCGCGGCAAGGACGGCGCCACGGACGTCCTCAGCTTCCCCTGCGACGACCCCTGCCCCGTGCCCGGCGACGAGCCGGTCGCGCTCGGCGACGTCATCGTCGCGCCCGAGGTCGCCGCGCGCCAGGCCGCCGAGTACGGCTCGACCGTCGAGGCCGAGCTCGACCTGCTGCTCGTCCACGGCATCCTCCACCTGCTCGGCTACGACCACGAGTCCGATGCCGACGCCGAGGCGATGCAGGCCCGCGAGCGCGAGCTGCTCGCGCGCTGGGCAGACGCCCGCTAGAGGGACGCGCGATGCGCAGCCGCTCGTTGCTCTGGAGCTTCAACTACGCGATCGAGGGGATCGTCTACGCCCTCAAGACGCAGCGGAACATGCGGATCCATGTGGCGCTGGCCATCGCGGTGCTCGTTGCGGCGCTCGCGCTGCGCATCTCCGCGCTCGAGTTCATCGCCCTGCTGTTCGCGATCTCGCTCGTGATCGTCACCGAGCTCGTGAACACCGCGCTCGAGAACGCTGTCGATCTCGCCGTCGAGCATTTCGACCCCGCCGCCAAGGCCGCCAAGGACGTCGCGGCCGGCGCGGTCCTGCTCGCGTCCGTGAGCGCGGTCGCGGTCGGCTACGTGGTCTTCTTCGGCCGCATCTCCGGGCCCACGCAGCACCTCTTCGCGTACCTGCGCGACATGCCCGCGCACCTCACCATCATCGCGCTCGGGCTGGCTGGCTTGCTCGCGCTCGCCGGCAAGTGGGCGTCGCACACCGGTACGTGGCTGTCGGGCGGCTGGCCGTCCGGGCACACCGCGCTGGCGATGGCGGCCGCGGCGTCGATCGGGTTCGTCACGCGCAACGTGCAGGCGACCCTGCTCGCGCTGTTCGTGGCGGCGCTCGTGGCGCAGTCGCGCGTGGAGTCCGAGCGGCACACGGTCACCCAGGTCGTCTCGGGCGCCGTGATCGGCTTCCTCGCGGCCACCTTCGTCTTCCAGGTGGCGTTCCGATGAGCGCGTGGAACGGCTACGCTACGTGGTGGACGTGACGGAACGGCCCAGAAGGCTCCCGATGGCCGCGCCACCGACCGAGGAGGACCGATGACCGAGATCACCGCCGCCGACTTGGCCCTGCTCGCGTTCGCGCGCGAGGCCCGCGAGAAGGCGTACGCGCCGTACTCGAAGTTCCGCGTGGGCGCGGCCGTCATGGCCGCCGACAACGAGATCTATCAGGGCTGCAATGTCGAGAACGCCTCGTACGGCGCCACGCTGTGCGCCGAGCGCTCCGCCGCAGCGGCGTGCATCGCGACCGGACGCCGCGAGATCGTCGCCGTCGCCGTGGTCGGCGACTCCGACGCGCCCACGCCCCCGTGCGGCTGCTGCCGGCAGTTCCTCGCCGAGTTCGGACCGGACATGCGCGTCGTCATGGGCGGGGCGACCGACGCGGTCATGGTCATGCGCCTCGACGAGCTGCTGCCCGAGGCGTTCGTCCGCGGCTACCTGGACCAGGACGAATTCGACGGTGACTGAGCCGGCGGCACCCGGCGGGGCCGACCCGCTCGCGCCGGTCCGCAGCGGCTTCGTCGCGCTCGTCGGCCGGCCGAACGCCGGCAAGTCCACGCTGGTCAACGCGGCCGTCGGTGCGAAGGTCGCCATCACTTCGGACACCCCGCAGACCACCCGGCACCGCCTGCGCGCGGTGCTCGACCGCGACGACGCGCAGGTGGTCTTCGTCGACACGCCGGGCCTGCACAAGCCGCTCGACGCGCTCGGGGAGGAGCTCAACCGCTCGTCGCTGCTCGCGCTCGGCGACGTCGACGTGGCGTGCCTCGTGATCGATGCGTCTGCCGAGGTGGGCCGAGGCGACGAGTGGGTCGCCAAGCGCGTGGCCGCCGCTCCCGGTGCCAAGCGCGTCCTCGTGCTCACGAAGGCCGACCTGGTCGCGCCGGAGGTCCTCGAACGCCGCTTGGACGCCGCACGCGCGCTGTGCGAGTTCGACGACGCGGTCGTCGTCTCGGCGACAGAGGGCTTCAACGTCGACGGCTTCGTCCAGGTCGTGGTGCGGCTGCTGCCGGAAGGCCCGCGCTACTTCCCGCGCGACGTCACCACCGACCAGCCCATCGAGGTCATGCTCGCCGAGTTCATCCGCGAGAAGGTCCTGCGCGCCATGCGCGACGAGGTCCCGCACGCGGTCGGCGTCGCCATCGAGGAGATCGATGTGACCGAGGCGACCGGCATGGTCACGATCCGCGCGGTCGTGTACGTGGAGCGCGAGTCGCAGAAGGGGATGATAGTGGGCAAGGGTGGCGCGATGATCAAGCGCATCGGCACCGAGGCTCGCGCCGACCTCGAGCGCCTGCTCGGCGGCAAGGTCTTCCTCGACCTGCGGGTGAAGGTGCGCAAGGACTGGCGCCGGGACTCCTCGCAGATCCGCAGGTTCGGCTACGGAGAGGGACTGTAGAGACCATGGACAGGGACACGCTCGCTGCCGCGATCGACCAGACCATGCTCAAGCCGACGGTGGGCTTCGCCGAGGGGGCGCGCTGGATCGAGGCGAACGCCGCACTCGGCTTCGCCGCGCTGTGCGTCGCGCCGTTCCTCGTGCCGGTCGCCGCGCAGAAGCTCGCCGGCACGGCCACGAAGGTCTGCTCGGTGTGCGGCTTCCCGCTCGGGTACGCGAACACCGAGTCCAAGGCCGAGGAGGCCGCCCACCTGGTCGAACTCGGGTGCCAAGAGGTCGACATGGTGATGAACGTCGCGGCGTTCCTCGAAGGCGAGGACGGGTTCGTGGCCGACGACGTCGCGGCCGTGGTGGCGCAGGTGGAGCACGTGTCGGGCGGGTCTGCGCTGGTCAAGGTCATCATCGAGACCGGACATCTGGACGCCGCGCAGATCGCGCGCGCGGCCGTGCTCGTGGCCGACTCGGGCGCCGCGTTCGTGAAGACGTGCACCGGCTTCGGACCGCGCGGCGCCACCGCCGACGACGTGCGCACGCTGCGCGCGGCCGTGGGCGAGCGCATCGGCGTGAAGGCGTCCGGCGGCATCCGCGACCTGGTCGGCGCGCTCGAGATGCTCGACGCGGGCGCCACGCGGCTCGGGTCCTCCTCGGGCACGGAGATCCTCGACGCGCTGGCGCACGGGCGCGGGTAGCGCACCCGGCAGGCACACGCGCGCATGCCCCCGTACAGCGCCCGCGCGCTCGTCCTGCGCAAGACCAAGCTCGGCGAGACCGACCTCATCCTCACGCTGCTCGCCGAGGACGGCCGCCAGCTGCGCGCGGTGGCGCGCGGCGCCCGCAAGCCCGGCTCGCGCTTCGGCGCGCGGCTCGAGCCCGGCGCGGTCGGCGACCTGCTGCTGCACACCGGGCGCACGCTCGATCACGTCACCTAGGCCGAGTGCGTGGAGATGCACGCCGGCCTGCGCGAGGACTACGACCGGTCGTGCGGCGCGGCCGTCGTGTTCGACTTCTGCGACAAGGTCTCGCTGGAGGGTCAGGCCGAGGAGCGCATGTTCCCGCTGGCCGTGACCGCACTCGACGTGCTCGCGGCCGCCGACGCCGCCGACGTGCGGGCGCTCGTGACGGCGTTCCTGATCAAGGCGATGGCGGTGCAGGGCTACCGGCCGCAGCTTGCTGGCTGCGTGCACTGCGCGAGCGAGAAGTGCGGCGCCGGGTTCTCGATCGAGGCGGGAGGCGTCGTGTGCGCCGAGTGCGCGGGCGAGGACGAGGCGGTCGTGCCGCTGTCGTCGGCGGGGCGGAGCGCGATCGGCGCGCTCATGGGCGCGAGGATGGCCGAGGTCGCGGCACTCGGGGTGCCGGACGAAGTGCTCGACGGGGTCGCGCGCCTCGTGCGCACGTTCGTGCAGCACCACCTGCCGGCGCGCATGAAGTCGCTCGGGTTCTTGGGGTAGGGGGATGCCGCGCCTCAGGCGCCGCTGATCCGCACGCGCACCCCGAACGCCTTCTCGAGCAGGTCGGCTTTCTCGCGCGCGCCGTAGAGCTCGACGTGGAGGTCGGCGTCGCCGTCTGCCGTCACCGTGACCCGGTCGTCGCGGCGCTCGAGGGTCACGGAGCGCACGCGGCCGACTCGTCCCCGGTCGAATCCGTCGGCGAGCCGCAGGATGCCCCCGAGCTTGGAGACCGTGTCACGGTCGGTGGGCGACAGGCGCGCGAACTCCTCGTGCCTGGCCTTGGGCAGTCCGCCGCGATGGTAGCGCGCGACCGCGGCCACGACGGCCATGTCGCGAGGCGAGTGCCCGGGCAGATCCGCGTAGGTCAGCAGGTGGCAGCTGTGCCGGTGGTGCTTCTCGTACCCGACGAAGTAACCGACGTCGTGCAGCATCGCGGCGGTCTCGAGCAGGCGGCGGTCGTCGGCGGTCAGCGACTCGTCGGCCATCGAGTCGAACAGCGAGAGCGCGAGCTCGTTCACGTGCTCGGCGTGGCGCTGGTCGAACCTGCACCGCTTGCCGAAGCGGACGATGGCTGCGGAGGGGTCGGCTCCTTTGCGCCTGCCCGTCGCCCGTGCGATCGTCTCGAGGACGAGTCCCTCTCGGATGCCGCGGGTGTTCACCAGGAAGCGGTTGCAGCGCAGCACGGCCATCGCCTCGCGCACCACGAGCGCGCCGGCCACGATGATGTCGGCTCGGTAGTCTGGCACTCCGGGTACCGCGCGGCGCTGCTCGAGCGTGAGGCTCTTGAGCTGGGCGTAGACGTGCACGACATCGGAGAGCGAGAGTTCGCGCCCGTGCACGGACGCGTAGTCGTCGCCTGCCGCCGCCGCGACGACTGCGGCCAGCGAGGTGGCCGTCCCCCCCGAGCCGATCATCACCGTGACCGGCTCGGGGTCCTCCCCGAACGCGCCGCGGAGCGATTCGCGAACGTGCCGGCGCACCGCGCGCAGGTCCTCGCGCGCGGGCGGGTCGGCGGTGCCGATGCGGTCGGTGAGCACGACGGCGCCCAGGGGCAGCGACGTGATGCTCTCGATCTGTCCGTCGGCGGCGCGGACGATCTCCACAGAGCCGCCCCCGATGTCGATGACCGCGGTGCGGCCCGGAAGGTCGAAACTCGCCGCGGCTCCCGTGAACGCGAGCCTGCCCTCCTCGATCTCCGAGACGACCTCGACGTCGAGTCCGAGCGTCTCGCGCACGCGTGCGACGAACGCGGGGCCGTTGGAGGCCGTGCGCACCGCCGCCGTGGCGACGGCCCGCACCGTGTCGGCCTCCAGGCTTCGCGCGATCTCGAGCATCCTGGCGAGCGCCTCGAGAGCGCGTTCCTGGGCCGCGTCCGACAACGCGCCGGACTGCACGAGTCCTTCGCCGAGGCGGACCTGCGCCTTCTCCTCGTCGAGCAAACGGTAGCCGCCGCCGCGTTCGACCGCCACGACCATGAGCCGGACGGAGTTGCTCCCGATGTCGATCGCGGCGAGGCGCTTCACGGCGTCGCGTCCGCCTCGGGTTCGACGGCGTCCGGGGCGGCGTCCGTCCGCAGCGCGCCGAGCACCGCGCGCGTCATGCGCGCCTCGTCCCACTCGGCCGTGAGCGCGGCGAACGTGTCGAAGAAGCCGGCCCGCTCGGCGAGCAGGTGCCGCTCCACCGCGCGCAGCCCCGGGCCCTTCACGCCGGCCTTCGCGAGTTCGCCGGACTCGGCCATCTCGCGCACCGAGCTGAGGAACACGTCGCGGTCGTGCAGCTCGCCGAGGACGTCCTGCAGCGTCTTGAGTGTCTCGAGCACCTTGTCGGCCTTGCCGGTGAAGCACGGGCGCAGCGTCTCGATGGCGTAGCGCAGGCGCTTGACCGCGATGCGCATCGAGTGCTGCGTCTCGCCGGCGTCGGACTCGAGCGCCTCGGGCAGGTGCGCGTAGACCGCCGTCAGGCGCTCCCGGACCACGGCGTCGGCAAGCTCGCCGAGCGGCTGGTAGGCGCCCGCGTCGCCTCGGCGCACGAACGCGAGGAACCCGTCGCGGCGCTCGGCCAGGCCGAGGGTCGCCAGCGTCTCGCGCATCGACTCGAGGTCGCGCAGACGCTCTCCGAGGCGGTGGCCGATGATGCACGCGAGCGTGACGCGCTC carries:
- a CDS encoding MiaB/RimO family radical SAM methylthiotransferase gives rise to the protein PASPVTSHTTSHTTSYVTPATGEALRVRGAAFRTRADLKVEDGCDARCAYCIVPDARGPARSVPWDDVLAQVAALATAGVSEVVLTGVNLGRYADTGRDLADLVRAVAAAGIPRVRLSSIEPLDLTERMLTALAETPQVCAHLHVPLQSGADAVLAAMRRGYTAAQYADAIARARAALPGLAVTTDVIAGFPGESPDDHAATIALCERLAFAKLHVFRYSEREGTPAATMPGSVPPATRTARAADLRAAGERLRATYLADAARRPEPQEVLVERVRAGVAEGTTRDYVHVTWPVAGGARAGDVVSAELRESATLR
- a CDS encoding PhoH family protein; translation: MIDLLGHGDHLLKLIEDQFDADIGVRGNEISISGGSAESQAVSALFGELLQLLEAGQPLSADSIDRAIDMLKSGEDSPSAVFSDVILTHRGKTIRPKTAGQKRYVDAIRSNTVTFGIGPAGTGKTYLAMAMAVEALKAKEVGRIILTRPAVEAGESLGFLPGNLYEKVDPYLRPLYDALFDMMDIEKSTSLTERGVIEVAPLAFMRGRTLNDSFIILDEAQNTSPEQMKMFLTRLGFGSKVVVTGDVTQIDLPKGASGLKQVREILTGITDVAFVELKSKDVVRHKLVQRIVTAYHEFEEARSAERGES
- the ybeY gene encoding rRNA maturation RNase YbeY — translated: MSERVSVTSHRDPEPLDLAAFERLGEFVLDAEDVTGGAELSVAIVGEDEMANLNERYRGKDGATDVLSFPCDDPCPVPGDEPVALGDVIVAPEVAARQAAEYGSTVEAELDLLLVHGILHLLGYDHESDADAEAMQARERELLARWADAR
- a CDS encoding phosphatase PAP2 family protein, whose translation is MRSRSLLWSFNYAIEGIVYALKTQRNMRIHVALAIAVLVAALALRISALEFIALLFAISLVIVTELVNTALENAVDLAVEHFDPAAKAAKDVAAGAVLLASVSAVAVGYVVFFGRISGPTQHLFAYLRDMPAHLTIIALGLAGLLALAGKWASHTGTWLSGGWPSGHTALAMAAAASIGFVTRNVQATLLALFVAALVAQSRVESERHTVTQVVSGAVIGFLAATFVFQVAFR
- a CDS encoding cytidine deaminase; protein product: MTEITAADLALLAFAREAREKAYAPYSKFRVGAAVMAADNEIYQGCNVENASYGATLCAERSAAAACIATGRREIVAVAVVGDSDAPTPPCGCCRQFLAEFGPDMRVVMGGATDAVMVMRLDELLPEAFVRGYLDQDEFDGD
- a CDS encoding GTPase Era encodes the protein MTEPAAPGGADPLAPVRSGFVALVGRPNAGKSTLVNAAVGAKVAITSDTPQTTRHRLRAVLDRDDAQVVFVDTPGLHKPLDALGEELNRSSLLALGDVDVACLVIDASAEVGRGDEWVAKRVAAAPGAKRVLVLTKADLVAPEVLERRLDAARALCEFDDAVVVSATEGFNVDGFVQVVVRLLPEGPRYFPRDVTTDQPIEVMLAEFIREKVLRAMRDEVPHAVGVAIEEIDVTEATGMVTIRAVVYVERESQKGMIVGKGGAMIKRIGTEARADLERLLGGKVFLDLRVKVRKDWRRDSSQIRRFGYGEGL
- the deoC gene encoding deoxyribose-phosphate aldolase, encoding MDRDTLAAAIDQTMLKPTVGFAEGARWIEANAALGFAALCVAPFLVPVAAQKLAGTATKVCSVCGFPLGYANTESKAEEAAHLVELGCQEVDMVMNVAAFLEGEDGFVADDVAAVVAQVEHVSGGSALVKVIIETGHLDAAQIARAAVLVADSGAAFVKTCTGFGPRGATADDVRTLRAAVGERIGVKASGGIRDLVGALEMLDAGATRLGSSSGTEILDALAHGRG
- the recO gene encoding DNA repair protein RecO, coding for MEMHAGLREDYDRSCGAAVVFDFCDKVSLEGQAEERMFPLAVTALDVLAAADAADVRALVTAFLIKAMAVQGYRPQLAGCVHCASEKCGAGFSIEAGGVVCAECAGEDEAVVPLSSAGRSAIGALMGARMAEVAALGVPDEVLDGVARLVRTFVQHHLPARMKSLGFLG
- a CDS encoding Ppx/GppA family phosphatase produces the protein MKRLAAIDIGSNSVRLMVVAVERGGGYRLLDEEKAQVRLGEGLVQSGALSDAAQERALEALARMLEIARSLEADTVRAVATAAVRTASNGPAFVARVRETLGLDVEVVSEIEEGRLAFTGAAASFDLPGRTAVIDIGGGSVEIVRAADGQIESITSLPLGAVVLTDRIGTADPPAREDLRAVRRHVRESLRGAFGEDPEPVTVMIGSGGTATSLAAVVAAAAGDDYASVHGRELSLSDVVHVYAQLKSLTLEQRRAVPGVPDYRADIIVAGALVVREAMAVLRCNRFLVNTRGIREGLVLETIARATGRRKGADPSAAIVRFGKRCRFDQRHAEHVNELALSLFDSMADESLTADDRRLLETAAMLHDVGYFVGYEKHHRHSCHLLTYADLPGHSPRDMAVVAAVARYHRGGLPKARHEEFARLSPTDRDTVSKLGGILRLADGFDRGRVGRVRSVTLERRDDRVTVTADGDADLHVELYGAREKADLLEKAFGVRVRISGA
- a CDS encoding CHAD domain-containing protein, encoding MPHPEALVTSLLGPDTPAAIAAAVILAAKAEPLFALEAAAASGEDMEAVHDMRVASRRLRAAMAIFRPLYPDREWRRFNRMARAITRSLGTVRDADVFVDEFARLTERARTTDERVTLACIIGHRLGERLRDLESMRETLATLGLAERRDGFLAFVRRGDAGAYQPLGELADAVVRERLTAVYAHLPEALESDAGETQHSMRIAVKRLRYAIETLRPCFTGKADKVLETLKTLQDVLGELHDRDVFLSSVREMAESGELAKAGVKGPGLRAVERHLLAERAGFFDTFAALTAEWDEARMTRAVLGALRTDAAPDAVEPEADATP